A region of the Planctomycetia bacterium genome:
GCGAGTTCCGCCAGGATCGTGCGGATGTACTTTGCCCGCGGCGGCAGCTCCATGCCCAGCAGCTTTTCCACCGCGCCGTGCCAGGCGATGTTGTTCGCCAACGGCGAGATGTAATTCATCCGGTCGGTGACGGTGACATACTGGTTGTAATCCAGATGTTCACCGATCTTCTCGAAACCGGAGTGCAGGTAGCCGATGTCCGGCATGGCGTCGACGACCCGTTCGCCGTCGAGCTTGAGCACCAGGCGCAGCGTGGTATGCGTCGCCGGATGCTGGGGGCCGAAATTCAGCGTCCAGATGTAGTCGACCGGCTCATCATGCGCCAAGTCGATCGTTTGAAATGTTGGTGCGGCTGTTGGCGCCATCGTGTCATGCCTGATTGCGTCGGAGCACGGGGAAGTTATGACGCTCCCCGCGTCCTTGCAACGGGTAGTCCTTGCGCAAGGGGTAAGCCGTGAACTCGTCGGGCATCAAAATGCGTCGCAAATCGGGATGCCCATCGAACACGATGCCGAACATGTCGAAGACTTCGCGTTCCATCCAGTTGGCGCCTTCCCAAAGTGGGACGACGCTGGGGACGTTCAACTCCGGTTCATTCAAATACACGCGAAGGGTAATGCGCTCGTTGGTCTCGGTCGAAGCCAGCAAGTACACGAGTCCGAAGCGATCCTTGGCGTCGCGATAGTTCAAGTAATCGACGCAGGTGATATCGACCAGCAAATCGAACCCACGCTGGCACAAGAACCACTGCAAGGTCTCAAACAGCTTTCCACGCGACGCGACAACGCGCGTATCACCACGAAACTCGCTCACGGCAAGCTCCGGATACGCGGCTAACATCGCTTCGAGCGTGGTAGTTTTGAGCATGTTTTCTTAGTTTGAAGTTTTCAGTGTTCAGTTTTCAGTGTTTCGGCACAGCGTCTTCACTGAACACTGAACACTTCAAACTTCCTCCCTATCTCAACAAATGCATGGGCCTTTGGATCACTGGCAGTTCGATCAGCGCCCGCTTCGTTGCTTGGCGTGATTTCAGTTCGAACTCTTCGCCGGTGATCGTGCCTTCGTTTTGAATCATGTCTTGCAGGTCGATGATGGCTTGAATCAGTTGCTCCGGCCGCGGCGGGCAGCCAGGGATGTACATATCGACGGGGATGAAGCGGTCGATTCCCTGCACCACCGAATAGGTGTCGAACACGCCGCCGGTCGAGGCGCAGGCGCCCATCGAGATGCACCACTTCGGCTCGTGCATTTGCTGCCAGATGCGTTGCAGCACCGGCAACATCTTCATCACCACGCGGCCAGCGACGATCATCAAGTCGCACTGCCGAGGGCTAAACCGAAACACCTCGGCGCCAAACCGGGCCAAGTCGTGCTTGCTCGCCCCCGTGGCCATCAACTCGATGCCGCAGCAGGCCGTGGCGAAGGGCATCGGCCACAGGCTGTTCTTCCGGCACCAGTTGGCCAGCGAGTCGAGCTTGCTCACCACCACGTTTTCGGGGAGCTCTAACGCCATCGGAACACCCCTTTTTTCCAGACATAGAGCAGGCCCGCGGCCAAGAGTGTGATGAAAATCATCACTTCGGTGAAGACCAGACCGCGACCATCCACCCAGCCCGCGGCCACCGCCCCGTCGATCCCCAGCGGCTGACTGCTCATCACTCCCGGCGCGGCGGCAGCTCGGCTGGCGACCGCCCAGGGATAGAGGAACAGCAACTCCACGTCGAAGACCAGAAAGACGATCGCCACAAGATAGAAGCCGATATCAAACCGCCGCCGCGTATCATGGATCGGATCCATGCCGCTTTCGTACGGCATCTGCTTGACGGCCGACTGCCGCTTGGGCCCGAGCAGCTTCCCTACCGCTAGCAAGGCCAGCCCCAGGCCGGTGCTAGCCAAAACAAAGAGCAGAAGTGGGACCGCTGCGTCCT
Encoded here:
- a CDS encoding NADH-quinone oxidoreductase subunit C produces the protein MLKTTTLEAMLAAYPELAVSEFRGDTRVVASRGKLFETLQWFLCQRGFDLLVDITCVDYLNYRDAKDRFGLVYLLASTETNERITLRVYLNEPELNVPSVVPLWEGANWMEREVFDMFGIVFDGHPDLRRILMPDEFTAYPLRKDYPLQGRGERHNFPVLRRNQA
- the nuoB gene encoding NADH-quinone oxidoreductase subunit NuoB, encoding MALELPENVVVSKLDSLANWCRKNSLWPMPFATACCGIELMATGASKHDLARFGAEVFRFSPRQCDLMIVAGRVVMKMLPVLQRIWQQMHEPKWCISMGACASTGGVFDTYSVVQGIDRFIPVDMYIPGCPPRPEQLIQAIIDLQDMIQNEGTITGEEFELKSRQATKRALIELPVIQRPMHLLR
- the ndhC gene encoding NADH-quinone oxidoreductase subunit A; its protein translation is MQDAAVPLLLFVLASTGLGLALLAVGKLLGPKRQSAVKQMPYESGMDPIHDTRRRFDIGFYLVAIVFLVFDVELLFLYPWAVASRAAAAPGVMSSQPLGIDGAVAAGWVDGRGLVFTEVMIFITLLAAGLLYVWKKGVFRWR